In the genome of Lactuca sativa cultivar Salinas chromosome 3, Lsat_Salinas_v11, whole genome shotgun sequence, the window CCACCTGATCTCATCATCTCTTTAAATTCAGTAAAACTAACCATCCCATCACCATCAACATCCACCTTCATGATCATCCGCCTGCAATCATCCGCCTGCCGCCCTTGCTTCAGCCCTAGCGACTCCAACACCGATCTCAATTCTTCCACAGTGATAAACCCATCTCGATTTTGATCGAACACATTGAAGGCTTCCATCACATCCTCCTCGTTTTCCCTGTCGTCCATGATCGATTTGTACAGAGCACCAAACTCGTCGATATCAACACATCCGTCGTTGTTTTCATCGATGTTTTCGATCATTTTAACTAGATCTGAGTCCGGGATGAATATCCCCATGTTCTCTAAGGACTCGTTGAGCTCCTGTTTGGTGATTCGGGAATCTCCGTTTTTGTCGAACATCTGGAAGATGCGGTGGAGCTGGTCGGAATCCATGCGAGAAGAACGCGGTGTTGATGGAGGTGGAAGTAAtggagtggtggtggtggtgaggtCGTGgatctgttgttgttgttgttgttggtgtgGATTGTATGAAGAAGGGAGGTAATGTCTGAGTTTTTTTGGAATGAAAGAGAGGAAGATTGTGTAGATGAGATTGTAGAAGAGGAAAATTCTGGAGCAAATTGCAGCCATTTTTAAGCTGGTTTTTGCAGAAGAAGTTGATGAAGGAAAGTGAAGGGAAGAAACATCTTCTTATAATACAAGGCGTCAGTGGACATGGAGTGAGGGTTGGTTTACTAATTTATTTCTTGTTGCATAAAATATTTGAAAATGACATAATTAACATTTATTagatatttttcaaaaaataaaaagaaattacaCAGAtgactataataataataataataataataataataataataatgaaaaataGAATTTAATTCCTTCCAACACCCATTGAATAATTAATGAATTCCAAAACAAACCAAAAGCAATGCAACAAATTTCTATGTAATTTATTAACAATGACAAAAATATAAGTAAAATCATACCAAACAAACCAAAAGCTATAAAACAATTTTTAGACTAtcgcaaaaataataataataataataaataatgaaatcatatttacttattttataatTCTTTTAATCAACACTTTGTATAATTGCCTATAACTATAAAATTTATGTACCTTTCTCACTCATATAAATTGTCAAACCACATATACATACATTAGTTCACTCGTAATGAAAGTACATTAAGCACTTTAGGAAGTACGTATAGAAATTCCCAAATAATAATCATTTAGTTAAACATTGCATTGCATGTGTttgcataaaaatataatattgatCTATCATAAAAAGAATACATTATTGTTTTTTACTTTTGGTCGTTGTAAAAGCTTCAATGTTTCTTTTGCCATGAACATGTTCCCTAGTTTTTCAAGTTACTAACTAACGATCATTACAATATAACTTAATCTAAACATATGGTATAACTTATATAAACAACCAGTTAACTCAtatcattttaatattttatcaaaggttacatatttcatagcatatatatatatatatatatatatatatatatatatatatatatatatatatatatatatatatatatatatatatatatatatatatatatatatatatatatatatatatatatatatatatatatataaacaagtaTTTGACATATTGTTGTTCAAAAATCAGTTTTGAATTCGGATTATTTACAAGCAGTCAGTAtctataaactttttttttttacatattatgtatattttaaacatttataaCTTATTAAGTAACGTAAAATCAACCaaacttatatatttatatttttgttatgaaaaatatgtatttaatttAAGAAATAAAGCAAGGAAACATTGTGACCTCATGGAAATCACTATCACGCGCTTGTATGCCTCGACTTTATTTAAACGGTCGCTTGCTTAATGTTGCCGGCCCCTTTTACGCTTTCCGCGTTATTCCAATTTCATAGATCCGTTGAGCCTCTCCAACCACCTAAACACGTCTTTCGTTTATTGTTTTATAATGTAAATTACAATAATAGTCCCTACATTGTAGTGAAAAGTTTATATTTTGTCCTTTAAGTAAtttctgttatatatatatatatatatatatatatatatatatatatatatatatatatatatatatatatatatatatatatatatatatatatatatatatatatactagacgaATTCATGCGCGTTGTGCGTCgaagattaaaaatatattgttaaaatattgaaaaatatatgtttaaaatggttatgttattgacattaactttgagataatatttttacattaatttatatatatatatatatatatatatatatatatatatatatatatatatatatatatatatataggatatagatccggtaagaaattttttttggtaggaaggtaagaatttttttttctacatatttttttgatgaacaaaagaaatgaatcactagatgattcatttgtaagatgattcacaagaaaaaattcccaaaaaacatctttatgattcatttttaagtaaattaagaaaaaaatcacttttgtgacaattttagtgaataacaacaaaatcattgtataaatgaatcatc includes:
- the LOC111893921 gene encoding calmodulin-like protein 3, whose translation is MAAICSRIFLFYNLIYTIFLSFIPKKLRHYLPSSYNPHQQQQQQQIHDLTTTTTPLLPPPSTPRSSRMDSDQLHRIFQMFDKNGDSRITKQELNESLENMGIFIPDSDLVKMIENIDENNDGCVDIDEFGALYKSIMDDRENEEDVMEAFNVFDQNRDGFITVEELRSVLESLGLKQGRQADDCRRMIMKVDVDGDGMVSFTEFKEMMRSGGFSAMAQN